The Treponema medium genome has a window encoding:
- the ybeY gene encoding rRNA maturation RNase YbeY, producing the protein MNTIAITWQDVPEPKWSVQILPFLEAVLTQLEHTNWDLSVVFCRDAFIHELNKTYRHIDLPTDVLSFEQGDEYDDEDGNLRFNAGDIVISLDSLRSNAETFNVTMNEELKRLLIHGILHLSGMDHSDNDPQQEMLQLQEKILKEYSSTVIYQE; encoded by the coding sequence ATGAATACTATTGCGATTACATGGCAGGATGTCCCCGAACCGAAATGGAGTGTGCAGATTCTGCCGTTTTTAGAGGCGGTGCTTACACAGCTTGAACACACGAATTGGGATTTATCCGTTGTGTTTTGCCGCGATGCATTTATCCATGAGCTGAATAAGACCTACCGGCATATCGACTTGCCGACTGATGTGCTTTCTTTTGAGCAGGGCGATGAATACGATGATGAAGACGGAAACTTGCGTTTTAATGCGGGAGATATTGTAATTAGCCTCGATAGTTTGCGCTCAAATGCCGAAACTTTTAATGTAACGATGAATGAAGAATTAAAGCGGCTACTGATACATGGGATTTTGCACCTGAGCGGGATGGATCATAGTGATAACGATCCGCAGCAGGAAATGCTGCAATTACAGGAAAAAATACTCAAGGAATATAGTAGTACGGTAATATATCAGGAATAA
- a CDS encoding hemolysin family protein yields MGIFDKLKKKRAVSEILQDSLNEEKEDMIRGVVDLSDTAVKEVMIPRIDVDFIPLDMEMEELLTRVAESGHSRFPVYDESIDNVVGILYVKDLINSFAKKEPIDLEKIIRKPFFVPESKRIDGLLREFKRRHVHIAIAVDEYGGISGIVCMEDIIEEIVGDIQDEFDNEGEDISSIGEGLWLCDARVDMDDLAECLHTELPSDEFETLGGFVFDLFGKIPVRYEKVRWKNFDFIVQDMDGHKINTVKIAAVKDEDQ; encoded by the coding sequence ATGGGGATATTTGATAAACTGAAAAAAAAGCGGGCGGTTTCCGAGATTTTGCAGGATTCGCTCAATGAAGAAAAAGAAGATATGATACGCGGTGTGGTAGATCTTTCCGACACCGCAGTAAAAGAAGTGATGATTCCGCGGATTGATGTCGATTTTATTCCGCTGGATATGGAAATGGAAGAGTTGCTGACACGTGTCGCAGAAAGCGGCCATTCGCGGTTTCCGGTTTATGACGAATCTATCGATAATGTGGTGGGTATCCTGTATGTGAAGGATTTAATCAATTCATTCGCAAAAAAAGAACCGATCGATTTGGAAAAAATTATCAGAAAGCCGTTTTTTGTACCCGAATCCAAGCGTATTGACGGTCTGTTACGGGAGTTTAAGCGCCGCCATGTGCATATTGCGATTGCGGTCGATGAATATGGCGGCATTTCGGGTATTGTCTGTATGGAAGATATTATCGAAGAGATTGTCGGCGACATTCAGGATGAATTCGATAATGAAGGTGAAGATATTTCTTCCATTGGGGAGGGGCTTTGGCTCTGCGATGCCCGTGTCGATATGGACGATTTGGCGGAATGTCTGCATACGGAGCTGCCCTCCGATGAGTTTGAAACACTCGGCGGGTTTGTATTTGATTTATTCGGAAAAATTCCCGTGCGTTACGAAAAAGTACGGTGGAAGAATTTTGATTTTATCGTTCAGGATATGGACGGGCATAAAATAAACACGGTAAAGATCGCTGCGGTTAAAGATGAGGATCAATAA
- a CDS encoding HD family phosphohydrolase, whose protein sequence is MKDENNSGYMKAVVLPSIAGFFRKIIDGFRTEKVFSILFIVSFFVVIAAMLFTTLDRGGLAYLNLDEFAVGRVADRDVIAGRDISYTDQAATEIRKTARLQTIAPIFRQDMELVSETLKKYDEFVSFMLALHNDTETIFEARIQEEYPGFFDAQLLKDLQKVKQFEGMLSAAQAVVKQVMAVGIAEFPEKGLEGFNQTEMTLLVRRGNNREYINIQTSSVIKKENLDAYIKNAIRSLNASLDSGITAALIQPFLHPTIIYDEKETEMRAQEALKQVQPVIVTIQKNQKIIKRGFIITSENYRQLQAYSDAGNYIDINKFLGLSAFILCLYIIGVFMLSPQSISGRLKESRKIFLLLISLAVYLSVLFTAKALSLVQALDIIPFIPAALTAMLVATLISTKMAIRMVFLVMLIVLTATGFKLEPALFALFSGLSAVSLMNLTGRRMDLIKTACQLAIIHPIITFVLCSVFPDSYSDFVFVLLGSVINGFISGIFVLGFLPILEDRLNTPTCFRLMELSDLNSPTMKQMLLTASGTYNHTMMVATLAEAACREIGADALLARVGAYYHDIGKMANSEYFVENQTSYNKHLDLNPRLSAAIIRSHVKIGVEKAESMRLPREVIDIIGQHHGNSLVQYFYAKAKELDPNVSPKDFSYPGQPPRTKEAAVVMLADVSEAACRTLDHPSVPRLEKFIAKLVKGKMESGQLDNCDLTLRELRIIQESFVTTLAGYYHSRIKYPNQKDPDEKEGAGGKTPDEKAAPQDASPEKTPDEKSAQSEMPLEKSISPDVKNYLQIDLGLTASESPVGTPVSEPSATAQSSTATSEQTTAVKQGQPDGKNNKEE, encoded by the coding sequence ATGAAAGACGAAAACAATTCCGGATATATGAAAGCAGTAGTATTGCCGTCCATAGCGGGTTTTTTCCGCAAAATTATAGACGGGTTTCGAACTGAAAAAGTTTTTTCCATCCTCTTTATTGTAAGTTTTTTTGTTGTTATCGCTGCGATGTTGTTTACCACGCTTGACCGCGGCGGGCTTGCCTACTTAAACCTTGATGAATTTGCCGTAGGAAGGGTGGCCGATCGCGACGTTATTGCAGGCAGGGATATTTCCTATACGGATCAGGCTGCAACGGAGATAAGAAAAACCGCTCGATTGCAGACGATTGCGCCTATTTTTCGGCAGGATATGGAACTTGTATCCGAAACGCTCAAAAAATACGATGAGTTTGTTTCTTTCATGCTTGCCTTACATAATGATACCGAAACGATCTTTGAAGCGCGGATACAGGAAGAATATCCGGGTTTTTTTGACGCGCAGCTGTTGAAAGATTTACAAAAGGTAAAACAATTTGAAGGGATGTTATCTGCCGCACAAGCTGTCGTTAAACAGGTGATGGCGGTGGGTATTGCCGAATTTCCCGAAAAAGGGCTTGAAGGTTTTAACCAAACGGAAATGACACTGTTAGTACGGCGCGGAAATAATCGCGAGTACATCAATATTCAGACAAGTTCGGTTATTAAAAAAGAGAATCTCGATGCATATATCAAAAATGCAATACGATCGCTGAATGCAAGTCTTGATTCCGGTATAACGGCAGCACTTATTCAGCCCTTTTTACATCCGACCATCATTTACGATGAAAAAGAAACGGAAATGCGGGCGCAGGAAGCGCTTAAACAGGTTCAGCCGGTAATCGTTACCATTCAAAAAAATCAAAAGATTATTAAACGAGGATTTATTATTACCTCGGAAAACTACCGGCAGCTGCAGGCATATTCCGATGCGGGAAATTATATTGACATCAATAAATTTTTGGGACTTTCCGCCTTTATCCTCTGTCTTTATATCATCGGTGTCTTTATGTTGTCGCCGCAGTCAATTAGCGGCCGGTTAAAAGAAAGCCGAAAGATTTTTTTATTGCTGATTTCGCTTGCCGTATACCTTAGTGTACTTTTTACGGCAAAGGCGCTATCCCTCGTGCAGGCGCTCGATATTATTCCGTTTATTCCTGCCGCGCTGACTGCTATGCTGGTAGCCACGCTCATTTCCACAAAGATGGCAATACGGATGGTATTTCTTGTTATGCTGATTGTGCTAACGGCAACCGGTTTTAAGCTTGAACCGGCGCTCTTTGCACTGTTCTCCGGCTTGTCGGCTGTCTCATTGATGAATTTGACCGGACGGCGGATGGATTTAATTAAGACTGCATGCCAGCTTGCGATCATTCACCCGATTATTACCTTTGTACTTTGCTCGGTATTTCCGGACTCATACAGCGACTTTGTCTTTGTGCTGCTCGGTTCGGTCATAAACGGCTTTATCAGCGGCATCTTTGTGCTCGGCTTCTTGCCTATTTTGGAAGACCGGCTGAATACGCCGACCTGCTTCCGCCTGATGGAGCTTTCCGACCTTAACTCTCCGACGATGAAGCAGATGCTGTTGACGGCTTCCGGTACCTATAACCATACGATGATGGTTGCGACATTGGCGGAAGCAGCCTGCCGCGAAATCGGGGCAGACGCGCTGTTGGCGCGGGTCGGCGCATATTACCACGACATCGGCAAGATGGCAAACAGTGAATACTTTGTCGAAAACCAGACGTCATATAATAAGCACTTGGATTTAAACCCGCGGCTTTCGGCGGCTATCATCCGCAGTCACGTAAAAATCGGTGTGGAAAAAGCGGAAAGTATGCGGCTGCCCCGCGAGGTTATCGACATTATCGGGCAGCATCACGGTAATTCTTTGGTACAATACTTTTATGCAAAGGCCAAAGAACTCGACCCCAATGTCAGCCCCAAGGACTTTTCGTATCCGGGGCAGCCGCCGCGTACCAAAGAGGCCGCCGTGGTAATGCTTGCCGACGTAAGCGAAGCCGCCTGCCGGACGTTAGACCATCCGTCAGTCCCGCGGCTCGAAAAGTTTATTGCGAAGCTCGTTAAGGGTAAAATGGAGTCGGGACAGCTTGATAACTGCGATTTAACGCTGCGGGAATTACGCATTATTCAAGAATCTTTTGTAACGACGCTTGCCGGATATTACCATTCCCGTATCAAGTACCCGAATCAAAAAGACCCCGACGAAAAAGAAGGTGCAGGTGGAAAAACTCCCGACGAAAAGGCTGCACCGCAGGATGCCTCGCCGGAAAAGACTCCCGATGAAAAATCGGCGCAATCGGAAATGCCGCTTGAGAAAAGTATTTCTCCCGATGTAAAAAACTATCTGCAAATAGACCTCGGATTAACGGCATCCGAAAGCCCCGTCGGTACACCGGTATCAGAACCGTCGGCAACAGCGCAGTCATCAACTGCGACATCGGAGCAAACGACGGCAGTCAAGCAGGGGCAGCCGGATGGGAAGAACAATAAGGAAGAATAA
- a CDS encoding PhoH family protein: MDTSYTIVLEDQTVLSSLCGANDENLQVFETYLGVPVICRGNEVTVVTSDQAVCNRFQKLIDTLLKSPEITSESSADFIASCVANSVPQGGAFCPQCIHIPRGIKSVYPKNRKQAALIDSIYANDITFGLGPAGTGKTYIAVALALKLLLSHKMRKLILTRPVVEAGESLGFLPGDLVQKINPYLRPLFDIMETLLPADVLRSMEESNTIEVAPLAYMRGRTLHNAVVILDEAQNTTKEQMKMFLTRMGEGSKLIITGDPSQSDIRGRSESGLVHAVSLIRTIDGIGIVEFSANEVVRHSLVQKIINAYEKQ, encoded by the coding sequence TTGGATACCTCATATACAATCGTGTTGGAAGATCAGACCGTACTGTCTTCTCTATGCGGCGCAAATGATGAGAATTTACAGGTTTTTGAAACCTATTTAGGCGTTCCCGTTATCTGTCGAGGAAACGAGGTAACGGTTGTAACTTCAGACCAAGCCGTTTGCAATAGGTTTCAAAAACTCATCGACACTCTTTTAAAAAGTCCCGAAATTACTTCGGAAAGTTCTGCCGATTTTATTGCCTCCTGCGTTGCCAATAGTGTGCCGCAGGGGGGGGCTTTTTGTCCGCAGTGTATTCATATTCCGCGTGGTATAAAATCCGTCTATCCTAAAAATAGAAAACAGGCGGCATTGATCGATTCGATCTATGCAAACGATATAACGTTCGGACTTGGCCCAGCCGGTACGGGAAAAACCTATATTGCGGTGGCGCTTGCGTTAAAGCTGTTACTGTCGCACAAGATGCGCAAGCTTATTTTAACCCGTCCGGTGGTGGAAGCCGGCGAAAGCCTCGGGTTTTTACCCGGCGACCTTGTGCAGAAAATAAATCCGTATTTGCGTCCGCTATTCGATATTATGGAAACCCTGCTGCCTGCCGATGTGCTGCGCAGTATGGAAGAGTCTAATACCATCGAAGTAGCGCCGCTTGCCTATATGCGCGGACGGACACTGCACAATGCCGTTGTTATTTTGGATGAAGCGCAGAATACCACAAAAGAACAGATGAAGATGTTTTTAACGCGGATGGGCGAGGGTTCAAAGCTGATTATTACCGGCGACCCGTCCCAATCGGATATTCGCGGAAGATCGGAATCGGGGCTTGTTCATGCCGTTTCTTTAATCCGTACCATTGACGGAATTGGAATCGTTGAATTTTCTGCGAATGAAGTAGTTCGTCATTCGCTGGTGCAAAAGATTATTAATGCGTATGAAAAACAATAG
- a CDS encoding tetratricopeptide repeat protein, translating to MRKNSLFSIFLLCVALPLLASPIQLFEKGKELQYHENWYGAIELYQQALKENPAYNAVYRGLAECFYALGEYDQAIVYAEKARRYSPQDVDIENLYAFILIGIGRIEDAQKIFSSVLNRYPNNLDARFGMAEIEVTGGRLTNASELYTAALRRQSENRKALLSLALLSYETGNNKAAQSYISRALQYHGDNAQVHYFAGYLSALAGNLNEAEGRIRAALTIDEDYDKARALLCSLLYSSGRYREAMSVADLRIAGDRKRADAWYVKALCLMKLAQKKQAFEAAQIGLSVDTENELMRTLLEDIAVQTFEFEDAQRKELAGAHRIKGDAFLNRNMTDQALYEYRRALKVYPYDTDSRQAYSNILMRQGFYERAIQQLEFIQSIEKSTARINDTVEAYSKMLDHSVRNRWQIDPLYLNKAHLSIGLFYQVNAANVFHPEAEKLTAALINDILSYNRRFAVSAHLDSPSSYMEAFRQARTAGNDYFGIINLQENERDIQITLDLYVGRTGSKAETLTVYRSGNDRFGNAVRRIIGLFNQAMPVIGSIAGRSQAEAVIDIGSGDCDFTDYTIEIVKKGTLTIANEGIGLLYNEKDVLGTFTIGRISEDLTEGTLTRKGYYDRMTKGDMAVLIYTDPAKTGSKAEKTVDGTDPRGQQMSQLLSLLRSIR from the coding sequence ATGCGTAAAAATAGTCTGTTTAGTATATTTCTGCTCTGCGTTGCGCTGCCTCTTTTGGCTTCTCCTATTCAACTATTTGAGAAAGGAAAGGAGCTGCAATACCATGAAAACTGGTACGGCGCTATAGAACTCTATCAACAGGCGTTAAAAGAAAATCCTGCCTATAATGCCGTGTATCGAGGATTAGCCGAATGTTTTTACGCGCTGGGCGAATATGATCAGGCCATTGTCTATGCTGAAAAGGCGCGCCGTTACTCCCCGCAGGATGTCGATATCGAAAACCTCTATGCGTTTATTCTGATCGGTATCGGGCGTATCGAAGACGCTCAAAAGATTTTTTCGAGTGTTTTAAATCGTTATCCGAACAACCTCGACGCCCGCTTTGGCATGGCGGAAATCGAGGTAACGGGCGGTCGCTTAACCAATGCTTCGGAACTGTACACCGCCGCGCTCCGCCGTCAGAGTGAAAACCGCAAGGCTCTTCTGTCGCTTGCGCTGCTCAGCTATGAAACGGGCAATAACAAAGCGGCGCAGAGTTATATCAGCCGCGCCCTGCAATACCACGGGGATAACGCGCAGGTGCATTACTTTGCCGGTTACCTTTCCGCCCTTGCAGGCAACCTGAACGAAGCGGAAGGACGTATCCGTGCGGCGCTTACCATCGACGAAGACTATGACAAGGCGCGGGCGTTGCTCTGCTCGCTTTTATACAGCTCCGGCCGTTACCGCGAGGCGATGTCCGTAGCCGATTTGCGCATTGCAGGCGACCGTAAGCGTGCTGATGCGTGGTATGTAAAAGCGCTCTGCTTAATGAAGCTTGCGCAAAAAAAACAAGCCTTTGAAGCTGCGCAAATCGGGCTTTCCGTCGATACCGAAAACGAGCTGATGCGCACCCTGCTTGAGGATATCGCCGTTCAGACCTTTGAGTTTGAAGATGCACAACGGAAGGAGCTTGCCGGAGCGCACCGCATAAAGGGCGATGCCTTTTTAAACCGCAATATGACTGACCAAGCTTTATACGAATACCGGCGCGCCCTCAAGGTGTACCCCTATGACACGGACAGCCGTCAAGCATACTCCAATATCCTGATGCGGCAGGGCTTTTATGAGCGCGCCATACAGCAGCTTGAATTTATTCAGTCCATCGAAAAAAGCACTGCTCGAATAAACGACACGGTAGAGGCTTACAGCAAGATGCTCGACCACTCGGTGCGGAACCGCTGGCAGATCGATCCGCTGTATTTGAACAAGGCACACCTTTCTATCGGGCTTTTTTATCAGGTAAATGCGGCCAATGTGTTTCATCCCGAAGCAGAAAAACTCACCGCGGCGTTGATAAACGATATTCTTTCTTACAACCGCCGTTTTGCGGTTTCCGCTCATCTGGATAGCCCCAGTTCGTATATGGAAGCGTTCAGACAGGCACGCACTGCCGGAAACGATTATTTCGGTATCATCAATTTGCAGGAAAATGAGCGGGATATACAGATTACGCTTGACCTCTATGTCGGGCGTACCGGTTCAAAAGCGGAAACCTTAACGGTGTATCGGTCGGGTAATGATCGGTTCGGTAACGCTGTCCGCCGCATCATCGGTCTATTTAATCAAGCAATGCCGGTTATCGGCAGCATCGCCGGTCGTTCCCAAGCAGAAGCTGTTATCGATATCGGTTCGGGCGACTGCGATTTTACCGATTATACTATCGAAATCGTCAAAAAGGGAACGCTCACCATCGCGAATGAAGGCATCGGTCTTTTGTACAACGAAAAAGATGTACTCGGGACGTTCACGATAGGGCGGATTTCGGAAGACCTTACCGAAGGAACGCTTACGCGGAAGGGATACTACGATAGGATGACGAAAGGCGATATGGCGGTACTCATTTACACCGATCCGGCAAAGACCGGCAGTAAGGCGGAAAAAACCGTCGACGGCACCGACCCGCGCGGGCAGCAGATGTCGCAGTTGTTGTCTTTGTTACGAAGCATCCGATAA